The segment GACTAAGCCCATGCCGGCGACGATAAAGCGATGCAGTCGGCGCGCATCTTGCAACGCAGCCGTCCCGCTCACGAGCAGCGGCGAAATGAATGCGCCGATCCCGCGTCCGGCGAACAGCAGCGCCGTCCCGAAGTCGCCCGCGCCGTAGATCGTGAGCGAATACGTGCCGAATAGGCCGAAGCCACCTAAGGCCCATGCCACGGCCGGCTTGGCCAGCAAGTAGCCGCGCACGTAGCGGTCTTCCTTCAGGTAGCGCAGACCCTCCGTGAGCACACGCAGCGTGCTTTCGCCGGCAAGCGCCGGCCGATCGTGTTGCGCGTTGAAGTTCGCGCGTACGCGCCACACCAGCCACGCAGCCACCAGAAAAGAACACGCATTGGCGATGAACGCCGCTTCTCGGCCAAACAGCGTGGTGACCGCGCCGCCTAAGAATGCGCCCACGAACAACATGGTCGCGAACGTCGTCTGGCCGAGCATGGCGGCGACGGACAACTCATGTCGCGCGACGATGTTCGGCAGCGCCGCCGAGGCCGCCGGCATGTAGAACGCCGTGCCGATGGCAATGGCGACCGTGCCGGCGTAGGCGATCCAGGCCGCATCCGGCGTGCGGATGAGCAGGAAGCTCAGCGCGATCGCGCTGCGGGCCAGGCTGGAGATCACCATGATCGCCTTGCGGTCGTAGCGGTCGGCGACGACGCCGGTGAGGAACAGGCTGGCAAGGGCAACCGGCACGATCTGCGCCACGCTGATCCAGTTGCCGGCGGCCGGGTTGCCGGTCTGCTCGACCAGCAGCCCGAGCAACGCGATGGTGTTGAACCAGTCGCCCAGTTGCGAGACGACCTGCGCCAGCCACAGCTTGCGCGCGTTGGGGTTGCGGCGCAGCAGCGCAGCATAGCCGCGCAGTCCAGCAGGGAGCGGCGCATCAGCGGCTGGGTGTGTCGCGGCAGGTGCGGTCAGCGTCACGTCGCGCGAGGGCGAGCCTCCTCGCCCAATGTTAACAGAGGATGCGGCCGGCCGGCGCGCGTTTAGAATATCGGCTCTCCATGGCACCGCAGTTCACCGAGCGATCTTTCGGCGTGATTCCCATCTATCGCAAAGACGGCCAAACCTACT is part of the Candidatus Roseilinea sp. genome and harbors:
- a CDS encoding MFS transporter gives rise to the protein MTLTAPAATHPAADAPLPAGLRGYAALLRRNPNARKLWLAQVVSQLGDWFNTIALLGLLVEQTGNPAAGNWISVAQIVPVALASLFLTGVVADRYDRKAIMVISSLARSAIALSFLLIRTPDAAWIAYAGTVAIAIGTAFYMPAASAALPNIVARHELSVAAMLGQTTFATMLFVGAFLGGAVTTLFGREAAFIANACSFLVAAWLVWRVRANFNAQHDRPALAGESTLRVLTEGLRYLKEDRYVRGYLLAKPAVAWALGGFGLFGTYSLTIYGAGDFGTALLFAGRGIGAFISPLLVSGTAALQDARRLHRFIVAGMGLVILGYFLFAFTRSPLAGMLCAGIAHWGNAWAMTLSGLIVQAHTPDYVRGRVLALDNVGWAVVSALSNLIVASVAIQFTPQAGVLVAVALTVVSVLGWLAGARHMTQPPRSAR